Proteins encoded in a region of the bacterium genome:
- a CDS encoding prohibitin family protein produces MPAPKLSTITIIVIAIIFLALSGLRSIGAGEVGVQFSKIKGVLPEELDEGWHWVVPGLVQISRYSIRSQIYTMSARIGEGVVRDADTLWAPTAEGLKVGVDLTVRYRLIPDKVDQVHQKIGPDFAEKIIRPSIRATVRLLVSEYGIMDVYGIKRDEIQQKAEAQLKEKLAKDGVEIESVMLRDVFFTPEYQKSIENKQIAQQKAQEMQFVLEKEQKEAERKKIEAEGVKLATIIKAEGQAQALEEINRMLAKNKDLLQYMYIDKLADDVEVLVVPSGAGTLINPEVLLKGR; encoded by the coding sequence ATGCCAGCGCCAAAATTATCTACTATTACCATCATTGTCATAGCTATTATCTTTCTGGCCCTTTCCGGGCTGCGAAGTATCGGGGCCGGCGAGGTGGGGGTTCAGTTCTCCAAGATTAAGGGTGTCCTGCCTGAAGAACTGGACGAGGGCTGGCACTGGGTGGTGCCTGGTCTTGTCCAGATAAGCCGCTATTCCATACGTTCTCAGATCTATACTATGTCAGCCCGGATAGGTGAAGGAGTAGTTCGTGATGCGGATACCCTCTGGGCGCCTACCGCCGAGGGGTTAAAGGTGGGAGTAGACCTCACGGTCCGTTACCGGCTTATCCCGGATAAGGTGGATCAGGTTCACCAGAAGATCGGCCCCGACTTCGCCGAAAAGATTATCAGGCCTTCTATCAGGGCTACGGTGAGACTGCTTGTTTCCGAATACGGGATAATGGATGTTTACGGGATCAAGCGAGATGAGATTCAGCAAAAGGCCGAAGCCCAATTAAAAGAAAAGCTGGCCAAAGACGGCGTTGAGATAGAATCAGTTATGCTCCGGGATGTCTTCTTTACTCCGGAATATCAGAAGTCGATTGAAAACAAACAGATCGCCCAACAAAAGGCCCAGGAGATGCAGTTTGTCCTGGAAAAGGAACAGAAGGAGGCCGAACGTAAAAAGATCGAAGCCGAAGGGGTAAAATTAGCTACTATCATCAAGGCCGAAGGACAGGCCCAGGCCCTGGAAGAGATCAACCGGATGCTGGCTAAGAATAAGGATCTGCTTCAATATATGTATATAGATAAGCTGGCCGACGATGTTGAGGTCTTAGTGGTTCCCTCTGGAGCAGGGACGCTGATTAATCCTGAAGTGCTGCTTAAGGGAAGGTGA
- a CDS encoding PKD domain-containing protein, translated as MGRNWLMWGLLIVVLLIGVLFYGGKEKWLVQKEKVASTQEGVPPNKPPEIFIDISPKGGEAPLAVVFTGGGEDSDGNVVRYEWDFTDDGTYDWVSTEGGNTSYIYVNPGTYTAKFRVTDDDGKMKVTSVVIPVLPALAGPKTKQVTETAHRPEALAEIPLDRMFNAPPTAKAGPDITVARGDKIVLDGSGSSDPDGKVVSYHWTAKEKLNIKTNKPVLTLTPNSKLAGQSGKHMVTLTVTDNNGNKGSDTATVTVLKSEVKSKVRSHKVMSEVKREGNLAPAVQATANSTKGKSPFTVFFAAQGNDPDGQVISYEWDFDEGGYDWKGSKGEAVYTYTKAGVYLAQVKVTDNQRASATDTIIIVVLSGEEIK; from the coding sequence ATGGGAAGGAATTGGTTAATGTGGGGTCTTTTAATAGTGGTGTTACTCATCGGGGTCCTCTTTTATGGAGGCAAGGAGAAATGGCTGGTTCAAAAAGAAAAAGTTGCCTCTACTCAAGAAGGTGTCCCTCCCAACAAACCGCCTGAGATATTTATTGACATCTCTCCCAAGGGAGGTGAAGCGCCTCTGGCGGTTGTTTTTACCGGCGGGGGAGAAGATAGTGATGGAAATGTGGTTCGTTACGAATGGGATTTTACCGATGACGGCACCTATGACTGGGTCTCCACCGAGGGGGGAAATACCTCTTATATCTACGTTAATCCAGGGACTTACACGGCTAAATTCAGGGTAACGGACGATGATGGTAAAATGAAGGTGACTTCGGTTGTTATCCCTGTTCTACCGGCGCTGGCCGGCCCAAAGACCAAGCAAGTGACTGAGACTGCCCACCGGCCGGAAGCTCTGGCTGAAATCCCCCTTGACCGTATGTTCAATGCTCCCCCTACCGCCAAGGCCGGACCGGATATTACTGTAGCCAGAGGAGACAAGATCGTCCTTGACGGATCCGGTTCTTCTGATCCGGATGGGAAGGTAGTCAGTTATCATTGGACGGCTAAGGAGAAATTAAACATTAAGACTAACAAACCTGTGCTCACCCTCACCCCTAATTCTAAACTTGCCGGCCAATCCGGTAAACATATGGTTACTCTAACGGTAACCGATAACAACGGCAATAAAGGATCTGATACGGCAACAGTAACTGTGCTTAAATCGGAGGTTAAAAGCAAGGTAAGGAGCCATAAGGTGATGAGCGAGGTTAAGAGGGAGGGCAATTTGGCGCCGGCTGTTCAGGCTACGGCCAACTCAACCAAAGGAAAATCGCCCTTCACCGTTTTCTTTGCCGCCCAGGGAAATGATCCTGATGGTCAGGTAATCAGCTATGAATGGGATTTTGACGAGGGGGGGTATGACTGGAAAGGCTCGAAGGGAGAAGCAGTCTATACTTATACTAAGGCCGGAGTTTATCTGGCCCAGGTAAAGGTTACTGATAATCAAAGGGCATCTGCCACTGATACCATTATCATTGTGGTTCTGTCCGGAGAGGAGATAAAATAA
- a CDS encoding TIGR00725 family protein — MRIGVIGAGTCSPEIGNLAYEVGREIAQRGGTLICGGLGGVMERACAGARSAGGLTIGILPGQRASDANPYVDIPVVTGLGYARNIIVVLSSQALIAISGKYGTLSEIAYALNFEKPVIGLKTWKFEQTGYEVPPIIRVETAFEAVEAAYRKVGNERRSEFSR; from the coding sequence ATGCGAATAGGCGTCATTGGGGCCGGCACCTGTTCTCCAGAAATTGGCAATCTGGCCTATGAAGTGGGCAGAGAAATCGCCCAAAGAGGGGGGACCTTAATCTGTGGTGGATTAGGGGGGGTTATGGAACGGGCATGCGCTGGGGCCAGGTCGGCTGGTGGATTAACCATTGGCATCCTGCCTGGTCAGCGCGCCTCAGATGCTAATCCCTACGTGGATATCCCTGTGGTTACCGGCTTAGGCTATGCTCGAAACATTATTGTTGTCCTTTCTTCTCAGGCGCTCATTGCTATTTCCGGCAAGTATGGGACCCTTTCTGAGATAGCCTACGCCCTTAATTTCGAAAAACCGGTCATAGGCCTTAAAACCTGGAAATTTGAACAGACCGGCTATGAAGTCCCCCCCATTATTCGGGTAGAAACAGCTTTTGAGGCAGTAGAGGCAGCTTACAGGAAGGTAGGCAATGAGAGAAGATCTGAATTCAGTCGATGA
- a CDS encoding M23 family metallopeptidase, whose protein sequence is MKSKRLLSGLVIIFTFNLWGCVQEPYLRGGEPGVYHPVKPGETLWRIAKAYQVSLKEILESNHIPDPIHLEVGERIFIPGASKVLMVNLYQPLSSEEPVDTKEGIYHTVKPGETMWRIAKTYGVSLDYLLQVNQISDVAFVEVGREIFIPGAQKALDIELPRPSLLVTGTEAEISFAWPLKGEIISGFGPRNDGLHKGIDINAPAGTEIKAAARGKAVYCGDDMRGYGKIIILEHEAGFSTVYAHNSENLVQEGEEVEKGQLIGRVGATGRATSPHLHFEIRKDGQARDPMIYLS, encoded by the coding sequence ATGAAAAGCAAAAGATTGTTATCCGGTTTAGTCATCATCTTTACCTTTAATTTATGGGGGTGCGTTCAGGAGCCTTACCTGCGGGGCGGAGAACCAGGTGTTTATCACCCGGTAAAGCCCGGTGAGACCCTCTGGCGAATTGCTAAGGCCTATCAAGTTTCCCTGAAAGAGATATTGGAATCCAATCATATCCCTGATCCGATACATCTGGAGGTAGGTGAACGAATTTTTATCCCTGGGGCATCAAAGGTATTAATGGTAAACCTTTACCAACCTTTATCCAGTGAAGAACCCGTCGATACAAAAGAAGGGATTTATCATACGGTTAAGCCGGGCGAAACTATGTGGCGGATTGCTAAGACCTATGGTGTCTCGCTGGACTATCTGCTTCAAGTCAACCAGATTTCTGATGTGGCTTTTGTAGAGGTGGGCAGGGAGATATTTATTCCCGGCGCCCAAAAGGCGCTGGACATAGAACTTCCCAGGCCATCTTTGCTTGTCACCGGGACAGAGGCTGAGATATCTTTTGCCTGGCCACTGAAGGGGGAAATTATTTCCGGCTTTGGACCTCGAAATGACGGCCTACATAAGGGCATCGACATCAATGCCCCGGCCGGAACTGAAATCAAGGCAGCCGCTCGGGGGAAGGCAGTTTATTGTGGCGACGACATGAGGGGCTACGGTAAAATTATTATCCTGGAACATGAGGCGGGGTTTTCCACGGTATATGCCCATAATTCAGAAAATCTGGTTCAGGAAGGGGAAGAAGTCGAAAAAGGTCAACTCATCGGACGAGTAGGGGCTACTGGCCGGGCCACCAGCCCTCATCTTCACTTTGAAATCCGAAAAGATGGCCAAGCCCGGGATCCGATGATTTATCTGTCGTAA